The Blastocatellia bacterium genome has a segment encoding these proteins:
- the priA gene encoding primosomal protein N' produces MYIDVALPLGVNQTFTYRLPPPWQSSACVGARVVVPFGNKPLTGYIVGVNTSLDPSLADARVKGVLHLIDQEPIVGQNILELTRWLAEFYGSSWGEAIRAALPAGLGVASEILFSLTPEGEAALSKMSSARLRTSTRAQALQMVAEHGSVALSQWQKKFGKTRARAIARALELAGYVQRHFGVGQPHVKPKLQNMAQLRLDAALEPTLTEKQQRVIQVLRAASGPLPLGELADRAEVGPSVIRTLEKRGVLQIVAQPVRRDPLKHIEVGPPQWFELTERQQAALQPIEAALQAGRYAAFLLHGVTGSGKTEVYIRAMHAALRLGKTALMLVPEISLTPVFSRRLRSHFGERVAILHSSLSEGERFDEWNRIRQGLAPVVIGTRSAVFAPLQRLGLVVVDEEHDTSYKQEDVPRYNGRDTAIMRAHKENAVAVLGSATPSLETYHNAHIGKYTYVPMGERIGGRQLAGVQVIDMRQVFTRQGKQQIFSDELIEALRQTHARGEQSIILLNRRGFAPLVLCRRCGLTRRCVNCDVSLTYHKQLNTLICHYCNYQTAPPTVCEVCGGQFIFYAGVGTEQIQARLEKMFPKMKVARMDRDTMRRRGSYERIITEFAAGSIDTLVGTQMIAKGHDFPHVTLVGVVSVDAGLALPDFRAAERTFQLLTQVAGRAGRGDAPGRVIIQTYYPEHYALRFAQAQDYEGFYQQEIRFRQMYQYPPFTTLILALIRHRHAEKASAIADEFARHLRAAASSASAVRILGPAPAPLTRLRGEFRRHVIIKSIQRAAARQAIEWAFKQTRRAGFDTHCISIDVDPVDLM; encoded by the coding sequence ATGTATATTGACGTGGCGCTCCCACTCGGGGTCAACCAAACGTTCACCTACCGACTGCCTCCGCCGTGGCAGAGCAGCGCCTGTGTGGGCGCGCGCGTCGTGGTCCCGTTTGGCAACAAACCGCTGACAGGCTACATTGTCGGCGTCAACACGTCGCTTGATCCATCGCTGGCCGATGCCCGCGTCAAGGGCGTGCTCCACCTGATTGATCAGGAGCCGATTGTCGGGCAGAACATTTTGGAACTGACGCGCTGGTTGGCAGAGTTTTATGGCTCATCATGGGGAGAAGCCATTCGCGCGGCGTTGCCGGCAGGCTTGGGGGTGGCCTCGGAAATTCTCTTCTCGCTGACGCCGGAAGGAGAGGCTGCCCTGAGTAAAATGAGCTCGGCTCGGCTTCGCACTTCCACACGAGCGCAAGCATTGCAGATGGTCGCCGAGCATGGTTCTGTGGCATTGAGCCAGTGGCAAAAGAAATTTGGTAAGACGCGCGCCCGCGCCATTGCCCGTGCGTTGGAGTTGGCCGGTTACGTTCAGCGACACTTCGGCGTTGGCCAGCCTCACGTCAAACCGAAATTGCAAAATATGGCGCAGCTTCGGCTCGACGCCGCGCTGGAGCCGACGCTGACGGAGAAACAGCAGCGCGTGATCCAGGTATTGCGCGCGGCCAGCGGTCCGCTTCCGCTGGGCGAGCTTGCCGACCGCGCTGAGGTCGGCCCGTCGGTCATTCGCACGTTGGAAAAACGCGGCGTTCTTCAAATCGTCGCGCAGCCAGTGCGCCGCGACCCGCTTAAACACATCGAGGTCGGCCCGCCACAATGGTTCGAGCTGACCGAACGACAGCAGGCCGCGTTGCAACCGATTGAGGCGGCGTTGCAGGCTGGACGCTATGCAGCCTTTCTGTTGCATGGTGTGACGGGCAGCGGCAAAACCGAAGTCTACATTCGCGCTATGCATGCCGCTTTACGGCTGGGCAAGACGGCGTTAATGCTGGTGCCGGAGATTTCGCTCACGCCGGTCTTCAGTCGGCGACTGCGCTCACACTTTGGCGAGCGTGTGGCCATCCTGCACTCATCGTTGTCAGAGGGCGAGCGATTTGACGAATGGAATCGCATTCGCCAGGGCTTGGCCCCTGTTGTCATTGGCACGCGCTCGGCTGTCTTTGCCCCGCTCCAGCGGTTGGGGCTTGTGGTTGTGGATGAAGAACATGACACTTCGTACAAGCAGGAAGACGTGCCTCGCTATAACGGTCGCGATACAGCCATCATGCGTGCGCACAAGGAAAATGCCGTGGCTGTGCTGGGCAGCGCGACGCCTTCGCTGGAGACCTATCACAACGCGCATATCGGCAAATACACCTATGTGCCGATGGGTGAGCGCATCGGCGGACGGCAACTGGCCGGCGTTCAGGTGATTGATATGCGGCAGGTCTTTACCCGACAAGGGAAACAACAGATTTTCTCTGATGAGCTGATTGAAGCGCTCAGGCAAACGCACGCGCGCGGTGAGCAGTCCATCATCCTGCTGAATCGCCGTGGATTTGCCCCATTGGTGTTGTGTCGCCGCTGCGGCCTGACGCGCCGTTGTGTCAACTGCGATGTCTCGCTCACGTATCACAAACAACTGAACACGTTGATCTGCCACTATTGTAACTATCAGACCGCGCCTCCCACTGTGTGCGAAGTGTGCGGTGGCCAATTCATTTTTTATGCTGGCGTCGGGACCGAGCAAATTCAGGCGCGATTGGAAAAGATGTTTCCCAAGATGAAGGTGGCGCGCATGGACCGAGATACCATGCGTCGGCGGGGCAGCTACGAGCGGATCATCACCGAGTTCGCTGCCGGCTCGATTGACACGCTTGTGGGAACACAGATGATTGCCAAAGGGCATGACTTTCCTCATGTGACGTTGGTGGGGGTCGTGTCGGTTGATGCTGGCTTGGCGCTGCCCGATTTTCGCGCCGCTGAGCGCACTTTCCAACTGCTCACGCAGGTGGCCGGTCGCGCCGGTCGTGGGGATGCGCCCGGCCGAGTCATCATTCAAACCTACTATCCTGAGCACTACGCGCTGCGCTTCGCGCAGGCGCAAGATTACGAAGGCTTCTATCAACAGGAGATTCGCTTCCGTCAGATGTACCAATATCCGCCGTTCACTACGCTCATCTTGGCGTTGATTCGTCATCGTCACGCGGAGAAGGCCAGCGCCATTGCTGATGAATTTGCCAGGCATCTGCGCGCGGCTGCGTCCTCGGCTTCGGCAGTGCGCATTCTCGGT